The following proteins come from a genomic window of Bactrocera dorsalis isolate Fly_Bdor chromosome 6, ASM2337382v1, whole genome shotgun sequence:
- the LOC125779673 gene encoding uncharacterized protein LOC125779673, whose translation MKTVELGAYLMEERKTIENLSLKLRNICNDWGLDDSKIAAFVSDGGANIKGAIKSEFGDGKHISCFGHVIINIGQRLIEVNITPPASESQNQVSDLPADENDAIDNLEDLITDHTEQSSLRELLSKVKQIVTFFRQSERATTELLKLQKDKPENSRLKLIQEVRTRWNSCFEMVDRFIVLADHASKVLLQVKMDKSSKAKPPNMITADLVKTERKLSLAATVANINAQDEILAIQGPESQKTNDDNYDIWSYFDNTVSCSSNLADSDEAGGLPIQLRQYLTRPAVNRTQNPNPFTVWESMKYEYPYLWNVAKKYLPTVATSVPCERLFSHAGLIANQLRSRLSPQHINELIFLRSIGEEMWFS comes from the exons ATGAAGACCGTTGAGCTGGGCGCTTATCTCATGGAAGAGAggaaaacaatagaaaatttgagcttgaaattaagaaatatatgcaatgaCTGGGGTCTTGATGATAGTAAAATAGCAGCATTCGTTTCAGACGGGGGCGCAAACATCAAAGGAGCTATTAAAAGTGAGTTCGGCGATGGGAAACACATTTCGTGTTTTGGAcatgtaataataaatattggtCAGCGCCTTATCGAAGTTAATATTACTCCACCTGCATCTGAATCTCAAAATCAAGTTTCCGACTTACCCGCTGATGAAAATGATGCTATTGACAATCTTGAAGACTTAATTACAGATCATACTGAGCAATCGTCATTGCGTGAGCTATTGtcaaaagttaaacaaattgTCACATTCTTTCGACAAAGTGAAAGAGCGACTACAGAGCTTCTGAAATTACAGAAGGACAAGCCTGAAAATTCTCGTCTGAAATTAATTCAGGAAGTGCGAACGAGATGGAACTCCTGTTTTGAAATGGTTGACCGTTTCATTGTGCTTGCTGATCATGCCAGTAAAGTGCTTTTACAAGTGAAGATGGACAAATCTTCGAAAGCGAAGCCACCTAACATGATCACAG CTGATCTTGTCAAGACAGAACGAAAATTATCattggcagcaacggtggcaaataTTAACGCTCAAGATGAGATATTAGCTATTCAAGGTCCGGAATCTCAGAAAACGAACGATGACAATTATGATATATGGTCGTATTTTGATAACACTGTGAGTTGTAGTTCCAATCTTGCAGATTCTGATGAGGCTGGAGGATTACCAATACAATTACGACAATATTTGACACGCCCGGCTGTCAATCGGACACAAAATCCTAATCCGTTCACTGTGTGGGAAAGTATGAAATATGAATATCCGTATCTATGGAATGTAGCTAAAAAGTACTTGCCAACAGTTGCAACGTCTGTACCCTGTGAGCGATTATTTTCACATGCAGGACTTATCGCAAATCAGTTGAGGAGTCGCTTATCACCTCAGCACATTAatgagctaatatttttaagatcaaTCGGCGAAGAAATGTGGTTttcgtag